The Niastella koreensis GR20-10 genome includes a window with the following:
- a CDS encoding MBL fold metallo-hydrolase, translating into MKSNTWYTKPNLVIEPLFDRWYAWSHLVSPATAAMNVVGRHLKIMNSYIQSPQIHAAAVQNPKMLGGPFMDYKQPRVEDIIKLKAATLEKNAHLIKFAEAVKELDDMLKKQAKGYALESLYEKVPDILKGYVELTYDLNNNPSFRFFEALLYNSEFYNRDAQSIALWVTNNDERPFCLSTARLDEPNVLHLNIPFDHPGIDALSRMKREGGSIEEVAEILGVKPEDRALFDTFFTQEAQPRYNKYEGPFVRMRYFGHACILIETKEVSILVDPLISYYGYQSTVNHFSDIDLPDVIDYVLITHNHQDHILFETLLPLRHKIKNIIVPRTTTGALQDPNLKMVFNRVGFKNVREIDEMEEIRFENCVVKGIPFTGEHSDLNIHTKACYYVGVEKFNFLFAADSRIVEAKLYEHVHRETGDVDVVFLGMECDGAPLTWLYGPLLTEDLARDKDQSRRLSGSNYERGMHLINIFHPKEAYVYAMGQEPWLEFISTVRYTEESNPIIQSNLLVDECHKRGIIAERLYGEKEILYNYDTKAAIIPETALSIQEAGI; encoded by the coding sequence ATGAAAAGTAATACCTGGTACACAAAGCCGAACCTGGTGATAGAGCCATTATTTGACAGATGGTATGCCTGGTCGCATCTGGTTTCTCCTGCTACAGCCGCCATGAACGTTGTTGGCCGGCATTTAAAGATCATGAATTCGTACATACAGTCGCCACAGATCCATGCCGCAGCTGTGCAGAACCCTAAAATGTTGGGTGGCCCGTTTATGGATTACAAGCAGCCCCGCGTGGAAGACATTATCAAATTAAAAGCTGCCACACTCGAAAAGAACGCCCACCTGATAAAGTTTGCCGAAGCGGTAAAAGAACTTGACGACATGCTGAAAAAACAGGCAAAAGGGTACGCGCTGGAAAGCCTGTACGAAAAGGTGCCTGACATTCTTAAAGGCTATGTAGAACTGACTTATGACCTGAACAATAACCCATCTTTCAGATTCTTTGAAGCGCTATTATACAACAGTGAGTTTTACAACAGGGATGCCCAAAGTATTGCCTTGTGGGTTACCAACAATGATGAACGCCCTTTTTGTTTAAGCACGGCACGGCTCGATGAACCAAATGTATTGCACCTGAACATTCCTTTCGATCATCCCGGCATCGACGCCCTTAGCCGGATGAAAAGGGAAGGGGGTTCCATAGAAGAAGTGGCGGAGATTCTGGGGGTGAAGCCGGAAGACAGGGCGCTTTTTGATACCTTCTTTACACAGGAAGCCCAGCCCCGTTATAATAAATATGAGGGCCCGTTTGTAAGAATGCGTTATTTCGGCCATGCCTGCATTCTCATCGAAACAAAAGAGGTAAGTATACTGGTTGACCCCCTCATCAGTTACTACGGCTACCAGTCAACTGTAAACCATTTCTCCGACATCGACCTTCCTGATGTAATTGATTATGTATTGATCACTCACAACCACCAGGACCATATCCTTTTTGAAACCCTGCTGCCTTTAAGACATAAGATCAAAAATATCATCGTGCCAAGGACCACCACCGGCGCATTGCAGGACCCCAACCTTAAAATGGTGTTCAACCGGGTAGGCTTTAAAAACGTACGGGAAATCGATGAAATGGAAGAGATCAGGTTTGAGAACTGCGTTGTAAAAGGCATTCCCTTTACCGGTGAACACAGCGACCTTAATATTCACACCAAAGCATGTTATTATGTAGGCGTGGAAAAATTCAACTTCCTGTTTGCAGCCGACTCAAGGATAGTGGAAGCAAAACTGTACGAACATGTGCATCGGGAGACCGGTGATGTAGATGTGGTGTTCCTGGGAATGGAATGCGATGGTGCGCCGCTTACCTGGCTGTATGGTCCATTACTTACCGAAGACCTGGCCAGGGACAAAGACCAGTCGCGCCGGCTGTCGGGCTCCAATTATGAAAGGGGAATGCACCTGATCAATATCTTCCATCCCAAAGAAGCATATGTGTACGCGATGGGCCAGGAACCCTGGCTGGAATTTATAAGCACGGTAAGATATACTGAAGAATCAAATCCTATTATACAGTCGAACCTGCTGGTAGATGAATGCCATAAACGGGGCATCATAGCAGAGCGGTTATATGGTGAAAAAGAGATCCTTTATAATTATGATACCAAAGCGGCAATTATACCGGAAACAGCCCTCAGCATACAGGAGGCCGGCATATGA
- a CDS encoding 4'-phosphopantetheinyl transferase family protein — MAIVYYFNVDEIRDCEIREYLQHLPAFMQQEVMKYRNTIDQKSRLAARLMLCESLRTSGIDDWQDKWRKNVHNKPFIEGWKPFNISHSGKLVVFSYADGSIGVDIEKVQTIQHGELMRYFHAEEQEFIRSAANKLDSFYEVWVKKEAFLKATGTGLVNGLNACNCILKNVSYQGDCWHFHVIDIHPDYKSCLCTLNEKEPITISAFRFERAQYFPNINPPSSNPLSYM; from the coding sequence ATGGCAATTGTATACTACTTCAATGTTGACGAGATCAGAGACTGTGAAATAAGGGAATATTTACAGCACCTTCCGGCATTTATGCAACAGGAAGTGATGAAATACAGGAATACGATCGATCAGAAAAGCAGGTTGGCCGCCAGGCTTATGTTATGTGAAAGCCTGCGAACTTCGGGGATTGATGACTGGCAGGATAAATGGAGGAAGAATGTTCATAATAAACCTTTTATTGAAGGCTGGAAGCCCTTTAATATCTCTCACTCGGGAAAACTGGTCGTCTTTTCTTATGCGGATGGCTCAATAGGTGTTGATATCGAGAAAGTACAAACCATTCAACATGGAGAATTAATGCGGTATTTTCATGCGGAAGAACAGGAGTTCATAAGAAGTGCAGCCAATAAACTCGATTCTTTTTATGAAGTATGGGTAAAAAAAGAGGCATTTCTAAAAGCAACGGGCACAGGACTGGTAAACGGATTGAACGCCTGTAACTGCATTCTCAAAAATGTTAGTTACCAGGGGGATTGCTGGCATTTTCATGTCATTGACATACATCCGGATTATAAGAGCTGTTTGTGCACGTTGAATGAAAAAGAGCCTATAACGATCAGCGCATTCCGGTTTGAACGCGCTCAATATTTTCCAAACATCAACCCGCCATCCTCCAACCCTCTTTCATACATGTAA
- a CDS encoding ornithine cyclodeaminase — protein sequence MKYLNEDDIKKIGVNWPAVTTVIRKACKTMAQEDFAQPIKPYLRYRNRKNRIIAMPGFLGGETELAGIKWIASFPDNINKGIRRAHSVIILNDAATGQPVSIINTPLLSGIRTAGVSGLMVELWLKYNHMSRIRVGMCGLGPIGRLHTDMLFGLLGDRIEMVSIYDIRPCEKMVSEHPHADSIRICDTWQEAFSNADIFVTCTVSNGPYIDSMPKKGSLHLNVSLRDYMASWIQYADTIIVDDWDEVCRENTDIENMHLNHGLQKQQVYNIVELVAGIGLSQLKQPQTVMFNPMGMSVFDIAVAGHYFTRAEQLTVGTELE from the coding sequence ATGAAGTATTTAAATGAAGATGATATAAAAAAGATAGGTGTAAACTGGCCTGCTGTTACAACGGTGATACGTAAGGCCTGCAAAACAATGGCGCAGGAGGATTTTGCGCAGCCTATCAAACCCTACCTGAGATACAGGAACAGGAAGAACAGGATCATTGCCATGCCGGGATTTTTAGGCGGTGAAACGGAACTGGCAGGCATAAAGTGGATTGCCAGTTTTCCCGACAATATAAACAAAGGGATCAGGCGGGCGCATTCCGTTATAATCCTGAATGATGCGGCCACCGGGCAGCCGGTGAGCATTATTAACACACCTTTGTTAAGTGGCATAAGAACGGCCGGGGTATCGGGCCTTATGGTAGAGCTTTGGTTAAAATATAACCACATGAGCAGGATCAGGGTAGGCATGTGCGGACTGGGCCCTATTGGCAGGCTGCATACCGATATGTTATTCGGATTGCTGGGTGACCGTATAGAAATGGTAAGTATATACGATATCAGGCCATGTGAAAAAATGGTAAGCGAACATCCTCATGCTGACAGTATCAGGATCTGCGATACCTGGCAGGAAGCATTTTCAAACGCAGATATTTTTGTTACCTGTACGGTATCAAACGGCCCCTATATTGACAGTATGCCCAAAAAAGGTTCATTACACCTGAACGTTTCGCTGAGAGATTATATGGCATCCTGGATCCAATATGCCGATACGATCATTGTTGATGACTGGGATGAAGTTTGCAGAGAAAATACCGACATTGAAAATATGCATCTGAACCACGGCCTGCAGAAGCAACAGGTATACAATATAGTCGAATTGGTGGCCGGCATTGGTTTGTCTCAGTTGAAACAACCGCAAACAGTGATGTTCAACCCAATGGGAATGTCGGTATTCGACATTGCAGTAGCCGGGCATTATTTTACCAGGGCGGAACAACTTACCGTAGGAACTGAACTTGAATAA
- a CDS encoding FkbM family methyltransferase produces the protein MKISIEQIVKDPEAFSADDTAVVENILNYYMACNEELKKIMRSNAADRLQQMAGVGLFTKKLLGAHGRAIITETIDGLFASDPEDYGVGWDIRRDGRFSTELLKSIYRSALPASKVLVVGAHIGTLAIPLAKKYAYVAAIEANPHTFRLLEMNIRLNNVTNCEIFNIAANDKEETLKFMLNRANSGGSKRKPVKDHYIYNYDEPQEIEVAGVALDNYFTRRDFDVVLMDIEGSEYFALKGMQDILSKARGLIMEFIPHHLRNVSNVTVEKLLALLPGFTTLRVPSLNKTVKREEFAGVLNYMYERGLEDGGLMFGKY, from the coding sequence ATGAAAATAAGCATAGAACAGATCGTTAAGGACCCCGAAGCCTTCTCTGCCGACGATACAGCAGTAGTTGAAAACATCCTGAACTACTATATGGCATGTAATGAAGAGCTAAAAAAGATCATGCGTAGTAATGCCGCCGACCGGCTGCAGCAAATGGCTGGTGTAGGGCTCTTCACAAAAAAGTTATTGGGCGCCCATGGCCGGGCCATTATAACGGAAACCATCGATGGATTATTTGCCAGCGACCCCGAGGACTATGGTGTTGGCTGGGATATCAGGCGCGACGGACGATTTAGTACCGAGTTGCTGAAATCTATTTACAGAAGTGCTCTTCCTGCCTCGAAGGTGCTGGTAGTGGGCGCCCACATAGGCACACTCGCCATCCCCCTGGCAAAAAAGTACGCCTACGTAGCCGCCATTGAGGCCAACCCCCATACATTCCGGTTACTCGAAATGAATATCAGGCTGAACAATGTTACCAATTGTGAAATATTCAATATTGCAGCCAATGATAAAGAAGAAACGTTGAAGTTCATGTTAAACAGGGCTAACTCTGGTGGCAGTAAGCGCAAACCGGTTAAAGATCATTATATTTATAATTATGACGAACCACAGGAGATAGAGGTAGCCGGCGTAGCGTTGGATAATTATTTCACCCGCCGCGATTTTGACGTGGTGCTTATGGATATCGAAGGGTCTGAGTATTTCGCATTGAAAGGCATGCAGGATATTCTATCGAAAGCCAGGGGCCTGATCATGGAGTTTATACCCCATCACCTGCGTAATGTAAGCAATGTAACTGTTGAAAAGCTGTTGGCCTTATTGCCGGGGTTTACAACCTTAAGAGTGCCGTCATTGAACAAAACGGTTAAAAGGGAAGAGTTTGCCGGGGTGCTCAATTACATGTATGAAAGAGGGTTGGAGGATGGCGGGTTGATGTTTGGAAAATATTGA
- a CDS encoding thioesterase II family protein, with the protein MRKPQLFLLHFAGGNCYSFDYMKPLLNNFEVECLELPGRGKRLGEALLRNFDLAVHDVYSQLIKKITHPVFLIYGHSMGAYLALKAGHLLQQQGIKPACLIVSGNIGPNEEQDKKCRYRMQHEEFIQELELLGGVPQDILKNTEYFGYFEPILRADFEIAEEHGLTGNIRVNAPIYALMGSEEERVEEITNWGRFTNSWFKHEVLSGGHFFIHDHPEKIAAAFNYCYKNLAPVQHF; encoded by the coding sequence ATGAGAAAACCGCAATTGTTCCTTTTGCATTTTGCCGGTGGCAATTGCTATTCCTTTGACTACATGAAGCCGCTGCTGAACAACTTTGAAGTGGAATGCCTCGAGCTTCCCGGCAGAGGCAAAAGGCTGGGCGAGGCGTTACTAAGGAATTTTGATCTTGCAGTACACGATGTTTACTCGCAATTAATAAAAAAGATCACCCATCCGGTATTTCTTATCTACGGCCATAGTATGGGCGCCTATCTCGCCTTAAAGGCGGGTCACCTGTTGCAGCAACAAGGTATAAAGCCTGCCTGCCTCATTGTTAGCGGTAACATTGGGCCCAATGAAGAGCAGGATAAAAAATGCAGGTACCGTATGCAGCACGAGGAATTCATACAGGAACTGGAATTATTAGGGGGCGTGCCCCAGGATATACTTAAGAATACCGAATATTTCGGGTATTTCGAACCCATACTCAGGGCCGATTTTGAAATCGCCGAAGAACATGGCCTTACCGGCAATATAAGAGTGAACGCACCCATTTATGCCCTGATGGGCAGTGAAGAAGAAAGGGTGGAAGAGATCACAAACTGGGGCCGGTTCACGAATTCCTGGTTTAAACATGAAGTGCTTTCCGGCGGACATTTCTTTATTCATGACCACCCCGAAAAGATAGCCGCAGCGTTCAACTACTGTTATAAAAACCTTGCGCCCGTTCAGCATTTTTAA
- a CDS encoding penicillin acylase family protein encodes MKKVVTFTITVTALVLVIYICSRQFGNVPPLGRILNPFTGLIQNEDDENLQKSRVNIGHLGLTESVAVYFDNRKVPHIFAKNTADLYFVQGYITASLRLWQMDFLTYVSAGRLGEIFEGKFFDYDRTQRRIGILEAAKASVKMIEADKETNQIITAYTKGVNAYIAQLGYKNMPVEYKLLNYRPEPWSKLKTALLMKYMANTLSGYEEDYTMTNLMLALGEEKFNTLFPGMGAHITPVVNDSTAVLNRSLIHTPKPQYLDSSFLSTGPIAAASNYDPKLGSNSWVISGKKTRSGNPILCADPHLSLSLPCIWLEMQLTAPGINVYGVSIPGTPAVIIGFNEDIAWGITNGSDDVKDWYKLKMTPDCKKYQYDGQWKDVTYTVEEIKRKGMPTFNDTIYHTLHGPIVCDKNFPTAQPEVFNHALKWALHTPSNEFLTFIQLNKAKNYTDYSNALVHYFCPSQNFTFAGKNNDIAVTHQGKMAVKWPGEGKFILDGTNSSCLPSAYIPQDSLPHLLNPLCGYILSANQQPTGSHYPYYYNGYYSENRANRIGRLLANDNNFTPEQMKIMQLDNTSNFAVDALPVLKSAVNENNWPDSIKKAFVQFSRWKGAYDKNDEQAKLFDLWMKKIRDYTWDEIKKYPFRSKLPDDYILLDLIRQQPDSYLFDKPETPEKEDARDIVTNAFLSAGREYLKLKRKGSVRWGDLNRVAVIHMTNIRFFNRQDLPGAGNPQAINAMSSKTGPSWRMIVELGESPLAFGIYAGGQSGNIGSTYYDDFINDWNQGTYYPLYLFRSKEEAKNKTTSTWMLK; translated from the coding sequence ATGAAAAAAGTAGTTACTTTCACCATTACTGTGACTGCCCTGGTGCTTGTTATTTATATCTGCTCGCGGCAGTTTGGCAATGTTCCTCCACTTGGCAGGATACTTAACCCGTTCACCGGTCTCATTCAGAACGAGGATGATGAAAATCTGCAAAAGTCCCGGGTAAACATAGGTCATTTAGGCCTTACTGAGTCCGTGGCAGTTTACTTCGACAACCGGAAAGTACCGCACATTTTTGCAAAAAATACAGCCGACCTCTATTTCGTTCAGGGCTATATAACCGCCAGCCTGCGTTTATGGCAAATGGATTTTCTAACTTATGTTTCAGCAGGCCGCCTGGGTGAAATATTTGAGGGGAAGTTCTTTGACTATGACAGAACGCAAAGACGAATAGGCATTCTGGAGGCTGCAAAGGCCTCTGTAAAGATGATAGAGGCTGATAAGGAAACCAATCAGATAATAACGGCTTATACAAAGGGGGTCAATGCATATATAGCTCAACTCGGTTATAAAAATATGCCTGTGGAATACAAATTGTTAAATTACAGGCCAGAGCCATGGAGCAAACTAAAAACAGCATTGCTGATGAAGTACATGGCTAATACCCTTTCCGGTTATGAAGAAGATTATACAATGACCAATTTAATGTTAGCGCTTGGGGAAGAAAAATTCAATACCCTTTTTCCGGGAATGGGTGCACATATAACGCCGGTTGTTAACGATTCAACAGCCGTTTTAAACCGCAGCCTTATTCATACACCCAAACCGCAATATCTCGATTCTTCTTTTTTATCAACCGGTCCCATAGCTGCTGCCAGTAACTATGATCCCAAACTGGGTAGTAACAGCTGGGTGATTTCCGGGAAGAAAACGAGATCGGGTAATCCTATTTTATGCGCCGACCCGCACCTGAGTTTATCGCTGCCATGTATCTGGCTTGAAATGCAGCTGACTGCCCCAGGCATCAACGTATATGGCGTTTCAATTCCGGGTACACCTGCCGTTATCATAGGCTTTAATGAAGATATTGCGTGGGGCATAACCAATGGAAGTGATGATGTAAAAGACTGGTACAAATTAAAAATGACCCCTGACTGTAAAAAATATCAATACGATGGACAATGGAAGGATGTAACCTATACAGTTGAAGAGATAAAAAGGAAAGGCATGCCCACATTTAATGACACCATATACCACACCCTGCATGGACCTATTGTTTGCGATAAAAATTTCCCAACGGCGCAGCCTGAAGTATTCAACCATGCTCTGAAATGGGCATTGCATACTCCTTCAAACGAGTTCCTGACATTTATACAATTAAACAAGGCTAAAAATTATACGGATTACAGCAACGCTTTAGTGCATTACTTTTGTCCCTCCCAGAATTTCACTTTTGCAGGCAAAAACAACGATATTGCAGTAACGCACCAGGGAAAAATGGCTGTTAAATGGCCGGGTGAGGGTAAATTTATTTTAGATGGCACCAACAGCTCATGCCTGCCTTCAGCATATATTCCACAAGACAGCCTGCCTCATTTACTTAACCCTTTATGCGGATACATATTATCGGCCAATCAACAGCCAACGGGCAGCCACTACCCTTATTACTATAATGGCTATTACAGTGAAAACCGGGCTAACCGCATCGGGCGCTTACTGGCTAACGATAACAACTTTACTCCGGAGCAAATGAAAATTATGCAACTGGACAATACCAGCAATTTCGCCGTAGACGCCCTGCCGGTTTTAAAAAGCGCCGTCAATGAAAACAACTGGCCCGACAGTATAAAAAAAGCATTTGTGCAATTCAGCAGGTGGAAAGGGGCCTACGATAAAAATGATGAGCAGGCAAAGTTATTCGATCTGTGGATGAAAAAGATAAGGGATTATACCTGGGATGAAATAAAGAAATATCCTTTCAGATCGAAATTGCCGGACGACTACATCCTGCTGGATCTCATTCGGCAACAACCTGACAGTTATTTATTTGACAAACCCGAAACACCAGAAAAGGAAGATGCCCGTGATATAGTTACCAATGCTTTTTTATCTGCAGGCCGTGAATATCTGAAATTAAAAAGAAAAGGAAGCGTGCGTTGGGGCGACCTTAACAGAGTGGCGGTTATTCATATGACCAATATCAGATTTTTTAACAGGCAGGACCTGCCAGGTGCAGGCAATCCACAGGCAATTAATGCTATGTCTTCAAAGACAGGCCCCAGTTGGAGAATGATAGTAGAGTTGGGTGAAAGCCCCCTGGCTTTCGGGATTTACGCAGGCGGGCAAAGTGGAAATATAGGCAGTACCTATTACGATGATTTTATAAACGACTGGAACCAGGGAACATATTATCCGCTTTATCTGTTTAGATCAAAAGAAGAAGCAAAAAATAAAACTACCAGTACCTGGATGCTAAAATAA